Proteins from a single region of Acidianus ambivalens:
- a CDS encoding RAMP superfamily CRISPR-associated protein codes for MARNYTCINASSNKAFPKNFKPRDKIQQVYIINSQFVTKTPTCTCTGEMDIDFTRRKVTYKTYTINGKPAIMGSSIKGALNAYALMLSNPNKVGDLFGFSKLEGRVYFKDAIIDASYKEFKLGRQWKPRKPCRGIKVYPFNTPSPTPEDIYFQAIPPNTTFSTEIILINGDLEELKLLIASMGATLYGIKLGRGKDRGYGIIKLNKVEVTDMNMNKINVAQIIKGAQDLLRQEWNRVKSAFFS; via the coding sequence ATGGCAAGAAACTACACATGCATAAATGCAAGCTCAAATAAAGCATTTCCTAAAAATTTTAAACCAAGGGACAAGATCCAACAAGTATACATTATTAATTCTCAGTTTGTGACAAAGACTCCGACTTGTACTTGCACCGGTGAAATGGATATAGACTTTACACGAAGAAAAGTAACTTACAAGACTTATACTATTAACGGAAAGCCAGCAATAATGGGATCTTCAATAAAGGGGGCACTTAACGCATATGCACTAATGCTTTCAAATCCAAATAAGGTAGGAGACTTATTCGGATTCTCAAAACTGGAAGGGAGGGTTTATTTTAAGGACGCAATAATAGACGCTTCGTATAAGGAGTTTAAATTAGGAAGGCAATGGAAGCCTAGGAAGCCGTGCAGAGGAATAAAAGTTTACCCATTTAATACACCTTCCCCTACTCCGGAGGATATTTACTTCCAAGCAATACCGCCAAATACAACTTTTTCTACCGAGATAATACTGATTAATGGAGATTTAGAAGAGCTAAAATTACTAATAGCCTCTATGGGAGCTACTTTATATGGAATAAAATTAGGGAGAGGAAAAGATAGGGGGTACGGAATAATCAAACTGAACAAAGTGGAGGTAACTGATATGAATATGAACAAGATAAACGTAGCACAAATTATTAAAGGAGCACAAGATCTACTTAGACAGGAGTGGAATCGTGTCAAATCTGCTTTCTTTTCTTGA
- a CDS encoding RAMP superfamily CRISPR-associated protein — MSNSSIYFKTYYIITKISAKITNLSPLRIGAGKGQKIGEPDLPILRTPDGHAVIPGSSLKGIVRNNLARFLMLDADKDLSYAFGGNINEEDMPIGSSLIFNDFVSNKIIDTYERSHIRIDLATGGVKNLFQVEYVPQGNEFYGSIVGRNISISDISGIIYMISNLLNLGIIRVGGFKSRGYGIVKLDVDNVQILLPTANVKYKTKIRIKGGEREINIIVNQNEIVENNKYRFKIEKVDNNLFMNSYILNNESFNSVGMEVVKEWQETTHA, encoded by the coding sequence ATGAGTAATAGTAGTATTTATTTTAAAACTTATTATATAATAACAAAAATTTCGGCAAAAATCACTAATCTGAGCCCATTAAGAATAGGAGCGGGTAAAGGACAAAAAATAGGAGAGCCAGACTTGCCTATACTAAGAACGCCAGACGGACATGCAGTAATTCCTGGATCGTCACTAAAAGGTATTGTAAGAAATAACTTAGCAAGATTCTTAATGCTCGACGCAGACAAGGACTTATCTTATGCTTTCGGAGGAAATATAAATGAAGAAGACATGCCTATAGGTTCGTCTCTAATATTTAACGACTTTGTATCGAATAAGATTATCGACACTTATGAAAGGTCTCATATAAGGATAGACTTGGCCACAGGTGGAGTGAAGAACTTATTCCAAGTTGAATATGTACCACAAGGCAATGAATTCTACGGTTCCATAGTAGGTAGGAATATTTCAATATCAGATATAAGTGGAATTATATACATGATTAGTAATCTATTAAACTTAGGAATTATCAGAGTAGGCGGATTCAAAAGCAGAGGTTACGGAATAGTGAAATTAGACGTAGATAATGTTCAAATACTACTACCTACCGCAAATGTCAAGTATAAGACAAAGATTCGTATTAAGGGAGGTGAAAGAGAAATAAATATTATTGTGAATCAAAATGAGATAGTCGAAAATAATAAATATAGATTTAAGATAGAAAAAGTTGATAATAATTTATTCATGAATTCTTATATCTTAAATAACGAATCGTTTAATTCTGTAGGAATGGAGGTAGTTAAGGAATGGCAAGAAACTACACATGCATAA
- a CDS encoding RAMP superfamily CRISPR-associated protein, whose product MGYLHSSLKYKRVVTFEIEPKEFLHIGDTKGLQIGGADLPVIKIGNKPIIPGSSLKGAIRNEFSRTISGLPEDKLKQLFGYAKLFTDNIQDILKNSDTNKIAEMIKNSLNGKDSKVGLLDLLFGSEIFASPTIFTDGLPVTQTEEYVTNRYHVRIDQDRDVAKKGNLVDVEAVYPEIKFEFRIIYNSLNYDTTDPSPVDKAFDYLVKFLDKSEILLGGWKSRGYGLVQLTKKNDEMINLNNLLVVK is encoded by the coding sequence ATGGGATATTTGCATTCGTCACTAAAGTATAAAAGAGTAGTTACATTTGAAATAGAACCCAAGGAGTTTCTACACATAGGAGATACTAAAGGCCTGCAAATAGGTGGTGCCGACTTACCCGTAATTAAAATTGGTAACAAACCTATAATCCCTGGTTCCTCACTAAAAGGAGCAATAAGAAACGAATTCTCTAGAACTATTAGCGGTTTACCCGAAGATAAACTAAAACAATTGTTTGGTTACGCTAAGTTATTTACCGATAATATACAGGATATTTTAAAAAATTCAGACACTAACAAGATAGCGGAAATGATTAAGAACAGTCTTAACGGTAAAGACTCCAAGGTAGGGTTACTAGATTTATTGTTCGGTAGCGAAATATTTGCATCTCCAACAATATTTACCGATGGACTGCCTGTAACTCAAACCGAGGAATACGTAACTAATCGTTATCACGTAAGGATCGATCAAGATAGGGACGTGGCTAAAAAGGGGAATCTAGTGGACGTAGAAGCAGTGTATCCTGAGATAAAATTTGAGTTCAGGATAATTTATAATTCCTTAAACTATGATACTACAGATCCTAGCCCCGTAGATAAAGCCTTTGATTACTTGGTAAAATTTCTAGATAAAAGTGAAATATTATTAGGTGGTTGGAAAAGCAGAGGTTACGGCCTAGTACAACTAACAAAGAAGAACGATGAAATGATAAATTTAAATAATCTGTTGGTGGTAAAATGA
- a CDS encoding RAMP superfamily CRISPR-associated protein, whose amino-acid sequence MMHYLVKVKNETPLVINYSSGNYYRSLDYIPSSSIIGALKARRLTEKKIWGGEIREEKIDLYLTDAYPSTTQEKQLNPPSLVTLYKKNETDDYFVDGARVIIETYQGKKKWGEEVIRLKKGPRNWFMKNGNAYPIQIERISTNILKLDDELKIAYQETKNNEKTGYLAHIESISPGNIFAFEAIGEEEQLNFLLDTLKEGIFVGSFKTKGYGLLKLKDYSEITEKEKPKNSLYTLDFYGNVSYSYFQEIKSMLKNVIFESIGIEKRKRLNYNEWVIDYTIRSGSVLIAESDRNLYELETESIIKSDGGKIVINHPIHRL is encoded by the coding sequence ATGATGCACTACTTAGTTAAGGTAAAAAATGAAACGCCTCTAGTAATAAACTATTCTTCTGGAAATTATTATAGATCATTAGACTATATACCATCTTCGTCAATTATTGGGGCATTGAAAGCTAGAAGATTGACAGAGAAAAAAATATGGGGAGGAGAAATTAGGGAGGAAAAAATAGACTTATATTTGACTGATGCTTATCCTTCTACTACTCAAGAAAAACAACTTAATCCACCTTCATTAGTTACGTTATATAAGAAAAATGAAACAGACGATTACTTTGTAGACGGTGCAAGAGTAATTATAGAGACTTACCAAGGTAAAAAGAAGTGGGGAGAGGAAGTAATAAGATTAAAGAAGGGTCCTAGAAATTGGTTTATGAAAAATGGAAACGCGTATCCTATACAAATTGAAAGAATCTCAACTAATATATTAAAGCTTGACGATGAATTAAAAATAGCATATCAAGAAACTAAAAATAACGAAAAGACCGGTTATCTTGCACATATAGAATCAATTTCTCCAGGGAATATTTTTGCCTTTGAAGCCATTGGTGAAGAAGAGCAATTAAACTTCCTTCTTGATACACTAAAGGAGGGAATATTTGTAGGATCCTTTAAAACTAAGGGCTATGGGCTCTTAAAACTTAAAGATTATTCGGAAATTACAGAAAAGGAAAAGCCTAAAAATTCACTATACACCTTGGATTTTTATGGAAACGTTAGTTACAGTTATTTTCAAGAAATAAAATCAATGTTAAAAAATGTAATATTCGAAAGTATTGGTATAGAAAAGAGGAAAAGATTGAACTATAATGAATGGGTTATTGATTATACGATAAGATCTGGGTCTGTATTAATCGCCGAAAGCGATAGAAATCTTTATGAATTGGAAACAGAAAGTATAATAAAGAGTGACGGTGGAAAAATTGTCATCAACCACCCAATCCATAGATTATAA
- a CDS encoding RAMP superfamily CRISPR-associated protein, whose product MKAYENVLKVYNLRGHTNNTSIDNYDVDLRAIFIKYDNKIYVIPGSSIKGLIRKNMKVLDCDTSILGSEFGEKSIMSKVVVGWGYITEEKKKKVRYGIKVNKELGIVEKGALFSYEIIPGDIEIRFDIIPLVDLTKDERECLKKALLLMKYSTIGWGGSKGIGIVEEVKLDDALLS is encoded by the coding sequence ATGAAAGCCTATGAAAATGTCTTAAAAGTTTATAACTTGAGAGGACACACTAACAACACCAGTATAGATAATTATGATGTAGATTTGAGGGCTATCTTTATAAAATACGATAATAAGATTTACGTAATACCCGGATCTAGCATTAAAGGACTTATTAGGAAAAATATGAAGGTCTTAGACTGCGACACGTCTATCCTAGGCTCAGAATTTGGGGAGAAAAGCATTATGTCAAAAGTAGTAGTAGGTTGGGGATACATTACTGAAGAGAAAAAGAAAAAAGTAAGATATGGAATAAAGGTTAACAAAGAGTTGGGTATAGTAGAAAAGGGGGCTTTATTCTCGTATGAAATAATACCAGGTGATATTGAAATAAGGTTTGATATAATTCCTTTAGTAGACCTAACGAAAGATGAGAGAGAGTGCTTGAAGAAGGCCTTATTATTAATGAAATATTCAACAATAGGTTGGGGAGGAAGTAAAGGTATAGGAATAGTAGAGGAGGTGAAATTAGATGATGCACTACTTAGTTAA
- a CDS encoding HD domain-containing protein, producing the protein MNYYIRIDPLTLYGRNKVTDSIRENTKNLLVNIIRSINSTDCKQDIKKCGNFLNKVADRIVDEINEEWERYYFNSVFGTSAQKDEELGLVNTPADTRFPGFVNSLADHMLTTSAFAVAAALSYYDNKCGELKAYDIDFSDRELLRGFVRVAALLHDIGKPPPVGHTQRTKEIVYALFKDINERLANALSEASSRHHYGYKYTNKPQNFIEWIISYADKASASSRTFLPRNREVFEKFLDFAEKLQDLYDIGGKDYINEIKNKVVENDEDSEELRTYGFLSDNENKAIDLALKLRNAENELCSGKKLLALYHFEIPSIKSYLNRGRELSVYAGYSIMIDSLIHDVSDYIKSKIGKEAVISDEGGSLLAIIPSSFNSGELIKSLDLSPFDTYKENKMEFKFAEAHLGPEENWKGWGSTDPYLRDSLRGFGSLINKFLSSPGVIKSSSSVNLQNKSTIPVDKICKKCRINYADDGDECESCKTAEKFYKTFVSMVKGKNSDTEISGKIKRLRIYKLIEELNKRNERKISIRVWDTVDDLNKDFSGEEVDLKKRRFPTIIVGDGDNFGQLKSTATTLTQYLEINRFFTYMIYYSILYALENTALNFYKHFEVPVIEFQPILLGGDDFSLLLTSQELVPFLYYVDEALVRIGGRICRNLKSEYKDIAEMISSKKPYQWFGISVGAYIYKNTSFPIFLAREMAEELEHVSKTVSKKVFQDQFFGTGVISTIMDEKSFGLLERIKNNKGICVLGSDMKEIYDTIARFENAGISSRKIFDYIKLEGDRIRIFYDVARNNSDSLETVMKTINDVIKRGYDIQGYLVLLGTLMSSLEQKNFDGQEYYRVPWNPNGDPT; encoded by the coding sequence ATGAATTATTACATTAGAATAGACCCCCTTACACTATATGGAAGGAATAAGGTTACTGATAGCATAAGGGAAAATACAAAAAATCTCCTGGTAAATATAATAAGAAGTATAAATTCTACAGACTGCAAGCAAGATATCAAGAAATGTGGTAATTTCCTTAACAAAGTAGCTGATAGAATAGTCGATGAAATCAATGAGGAGTGGGAGAGGTACTACTTTAATTCGGTCTTTGGAACGAGTGCACAAAAGGATGAAGAATTAGGCCTTGTAAATACCCCAGCTGATACCAGATTTCCAGGTTTTGTTAATTCTTTAGCCGATCATATGTTGACTACGTCAGCATTTGCCGTGGCTGCCGCTTTATCCTATTACGATAATAAATGCGGTGAATTAAAGGCATACGATATAGATTTTTCTGATAGGGAGCTTCTTAGGGGATTTGTAAGGGTAGCAGCTTTGCTTCATGACATAGGAAAACCTCCACCGGTCGGACATACTCAGCGTACTAAAGAAATAGTTTACGCTTTATTTAAAGATATTAATGAGAGGTTAGCTAACGCGCTAAGTGAAGCCTCATCTAGACATCACTATGGTTATAAGTATACTAATAAGCCTCAAAACTTTATAGAGTGGATAATATCATATGCCGATAAAGCTAGTGCTTCATCAAGAACGTTCTTGCCTAGGAATAGAGAAGTTTTTGAAAAATTTCTTGATTTTGCCGAAAAACTTCAAGACCTTTACGATATTGGCGGAAAAGATTACATTAATGAGATAAAAAATAAGGTAGTCGAAAACGATGAAGACAGTGAAGAATTAAGGACTTATGGTTTCTTGTCAGACAATGAAAATAAGGCTATAGATCTGGCATTAAAACTAAGAAATGCTGAAAATGAGTTATGCAGTGGAAAGAAACTTTTGGCGTTATATCACTTTGAAATTCCCAGCATAAAGTCGTATTTAAACAGAGGGAGAGAACTTTCAGTTTACGCAGGATATAGTATTATGATAGACTCTTTAATTCACGACGTTTCAGATTATATTAAATCAAAAATAGGTAAAGAGGCAGTAATAAGCGATGAAGGGGGTTCCTTATTAGCAATAATTCCTTCTTCTTTTAACTCTGGGGAATTAATCAAAAGCCTAGATCTAAGCCCATTTGACACATATAAGGAGAATAAAATGGAATTTAAATTTGCAGAGGCACACTTAGGTCCAGAAGAAAATTGGAAAGGCTGGGGATCAACTGATCCTTATCTTAGAGACTCGTTAAGAGGATTTGGTAGTCTTATAAATAAGTTCTTAAGTTCCCCCGGTGTAATAAAAAGTTCTTCGAGCGTCAATTTACAAAATAAGAGCACAATTCCAGTTGATAAGATATGTAAAAAGTGCAGAATAAATTACGCAGATGACGGTGATGAATGTGAGAGTTGTAAGACTGCGGAAAAATTCTACAAAACCTTCGTCTCAATGGTAAAGGGAAAGAATAGCGATACTGAGATCTCAGGAAAAATTAAAAGATTAAGAATTTATAAACTTATTGAAGAATTAAATAAGAGAAACGAAAGAAAAATATCGATAAGAGTGTGGGATACTGTAGATGATTTAAACAAAGACTTCTCTGGGGAAGAAGTAGATCTGAAAAAGAGAAGGTTCCCCACAATAATAGTGGGAGACGGAGACAATTTTGGACAATTAAAGTCTACTGCAACAACGCTTACACAATATTTGGAAATAAATAGATTCTTTACATACATGATATATTATTCAATTTTATATGCTTTAGAGAATACAGCACTAAATTTCTACAAACATTTTGAAGTTCCTGTCATAGAGTTTCAGCCGATACTATTAGGGGGAGATGATTTTTCGTTGCTACTTACATCTCAAGAGCTTGTTCCGTTTTTATATTATGTGGACGAGGCATTAGTAAGAATCGGCGGAAGAATTTGTAGGAACCTTAAATCTGAATATAAAGATATAGCTGAAATGATATCGAGTAAAAAACCATATCAATGGTTTGGAATTTCAGTAGGAGCTTATATTTATAAGAATACGTCTTTTCCAATATTCTTAGCTAGGGAAATGGCAGAAGAACTAGAGCATGTATCAAAAACTGTATCAAAAAAGGTATTCCAAGACCAGTTCTTCGGCACTGGAGTAATATCAACAATAATGGATGAAAAATCGTTTGGATTACTGGAGCGCATTAAAAACAATAAAGGTATATGCGTTCTTGGCAGCGATATGAAAGAGATATATGACACTATAGCAAGATTTGAAAATGCAGGAATTTCTTCTAGAAAAATTTTTGATTACATCAAGCTGGAAGGCGATAGAATAAGAATATTTTATGACGTTGCGAGAAATAATTCAGATTCATTAGAGACAGTAATGAAAACTATCAATGATGTCATTAAAAGAGGATATGACATACAAGGTTATCTCGTATTGTTGGGTACTTTAATGAGTAGCCTAGAACAGAAAAATTTTGATGGACAGGAATATTATAGAGTCCCATGGAATCCAAATGGTGATCCAACATGA
- a CDS encoding type II toxin-antitoxin system VapC family toxin produces the protein MSYVFDSSSIYSLLTKGKIELLGGNYTVFLAKFELGNIVWKEVFLHKRISREEGLRLLSFISKVLNTMNLEDVNCKETEEIALDYGITFYDASYVWLARKLDLPLITEDNKLRKAVEKDLKVLSVDEIIK, from the coding sequence TTGAGTTACGTTTTTGATTCTTCATCAATTTATTCACTGCTAACGAAGGGTAAAATTGAACTTCTTGGAGGAAATTATACAGTATTTCTGGCGAAGTTCGAGCTGGGGAATATAGTTTGGAAAGAGGTGTTTCTTCACAAAAGGATAAGCAGGGAAGAAGGGTTAAGATTACTCTCTTTCATTTCCAAAGTGTTAAATACCATGAACCTAGAGGACGTAAACTGCAAGGAGACCGAGGAGATTGCACTTGATTATGGCATAACTTTTTACGACGCTTCCTACGTTTGGTTGGCAAGGAAGCTTGATTTGCCTTTAATTACTGAGGATAATAAGCTCAGGAAAGCAGTAGAGAAGGATTTGAAAGTTTTATCTGTAGACGAGATTATAAAATAA
- a CDS encoding CopG family transcriptional regulator, whose amino-acid sequence MGKSVVISVRIPEELKKELEKYNIDEAEVVRRALINEVKKAKAKELEKEAKEIKEVLSKIPIEDVIKEIREDRDER is encoded by the coding sequence ATGGGCAAAAGCGTGGTAATCTCGGTAAGGATTCCAGAAGAGCTGAAGAAAGAGTTGGAAAAATATAACATCGACGAGGCGGAAGTAGTAAGGAGAGCTTTAATAAATGAAGTAAAGAAGGCTAAAGCTAAAGAGCTAGAGAAGGAGGCTAAGGAAATTAAGGAGGTTCTGAGTAAAATACCTATCGAGGACGTAATCAAGGAAATTAGAGAAGACAGGGATGAGCGCTAA
- the csx1 gene encoding CRISPR-associated CARF protein Csx1 yields the protein MKILFAPIGDPTGYDDVTYSVKGKEYNTNASFLAISQALNIDKVVVYAGLSLCDTNCNDYNCCRNSVTQKVTQKLGNKFDLLIAPNVFSTRFIQKDRKNTLYFNFIYFNSLKILEENKPDEIYIDITHGINYMPLLATDAIRLAVYTYIVENKKNGVNLTIYDSEPVIKPNKGPYTIDNIYSEKITVRQALLSILSPFLSSESKNVIKNKVFKVIYNSLKANSEDVNTSSCNADFIYYIVNALSAGIFLYLILKKSDINNCLNIIDNILRKLSFNNFAVQLKFEDGKVIYDENIPIEISYLHSLLRIASHIAQGNNKISEIHEMAENYSTSDSVKYVILNEIDKIKKEKDKIPNSPTLYAKILGIDSPSVCSADKRNLIAHGGFEQNVTFLWKCGEDICVSYTDGNCNCIGNVEEHLG from the coding sequence ATGAAGATTCTTTTTGCACCTATAGGGGATCCTACAGGGTACGATGACGTAACCTATTCAGTAAAAGGGAAAGAATACAATACTAATGCTTCCTTTCTTGCAATATCTCAAGCATTAAACATTGATAAAGTAGTAGTTTATGCCGGGCTAAGCTTATGTGATACTAACTGTAATGATTATAATTGTTGTAGAAATTCTGTAACACAAAAAGTGACTCAAAAGCTGGGTAATAAATTTGACCTATTAATTGCTCCAAACGTTTTCAGTACTAGGTTCATTCAAAAGGATAGGAAAAACACTCTTTATTTCAATTTCATATACTTTAACTCGCTAAAAATCCTTGAAGAGAATAAGCCGGACGAAATTTACATAGATATTACTCACGGAATAAACTACATGCCTTTATTAGCAACAGATGCAATAAGGCTTGCTGTATATACTTATATTGTAGAAAACAAGAAGAACGGAGTTAATTTAACAATATATGATTCTGAACCGGTAATTAAACCTAATAAAGGCCCTTATACCATAGATAATATATACTCTGAGAAAATTACTGTGAGGCAAGCTTTATTGTCAATTTTGTCGCCTTTCTTGTCTAGTGAGAGCAAAAACGTAATAAAAAATAAGGTATTTAAAGTAATATATAATTCACTTAAAGCGAACTCAGAGGACGTAAATACTAGCTCATGCAATGCAGATTTCATTTACTACATTGTTAATGCCTTATCCGCCGGAATATTCCTATATTTAATATTAAAGAAGAGCGACATTAATAACTGTTTGAACATCATAGATAATATTCTCAGAAAATTAAGCTTCAACAACTTCGCGGTACAGTTAAAGTTTGAGGACGGCAAAGTAATTTACGACGAAAATATTCCTATTGAGATAAGTTATTTACACTCGTTACTTAGGATTGCCAGTCATATAGCTCAAGGTAATAATAAAATAAGCGAAATCCATGAAATGGCTGAGAATTACTCAACTTCAGACTCTGTAAAATATGTTATTCTAAACGAAATAGATAAAATAAAGAAGGAAAAAGATAAAATTCCCAACTCTCCAACTCTCTATGCAAAAATCCTTGGCATTGACTCGCCTAGTGTATGCTCAGCAGATAAAAGGAACCTAATAGCTCACGGCGGTTTTGAGCAGAACGTGACATTCCTTTGGAAATGCGGAGAAGATATTTGCGTAAGTTATACTGATGGAAATTGTAACTGTATTGGAAATGTGGAAGAGCATTTAGGATAA
- a CDS encoding RNA-guided endonuclease TnpB family protein codes for MARRVKAIRSTVSMKIAVSDSLLALVNNYVKALRFTLFWLKENVKNPEEKGVLGKVHEELHEKLRGEYNLPSKVAEDCYRDALSIYKGWYNNPRRGRFPRVYKPTVWLTPKASYSVNFERMTVRIASVGELPILGYPRNLKEYLSWKMKESRLVVKDGKAFLKVVFEKEEEGKVESKESIAVDINMSEIVVGKDDKHYVRIPTRLEEVHHWKSLAESLQRKYPRRWRENKGILNRIRSFHIKAKRVMEDFARKVGKWVVEIARDFGANVIKLESLKNLIKNVDKLPKEFRDKLYLMQYRRLQYWISWQAKKHGMIVEFVNPSYSSVLCPRCGRRMEEKGYRWFKCSCGYENDRDVIAVVNLNGRGSLSLPTSPQM; via the coding sequence ATGGCTAGGAGGGTTAAAGCGATCAGATCAACTGTTTCGATGAAGATCGCCGTATCAGACTCCCTCCTAGCCCTTGTGAATAACTACGTTAAGGCACTCCGTTTCACCCTATTCTGGCTGAAGGAAAATGTGAAAAACCCGGAAGAGAAGGGAGTGTTAGGGAAAGTCCACGAGGAGTTGCATGAGAAGTTAAGAGGGGAATATAATCTACCGTCGAAGGTTGCTGAGGATTGTTATAGGGATGCCCTTTCAATATACAAGGGTTGGTATAATAATCCTAGGAGGGGACGTTTTCCAAGAGTGTACAAACCTACGGTATGGTTAACGCCTAAAGCGAGTTATAGCGTGAACTTCGAGAGGATGACTGTTAGGATAGCAAGTGTTGGTGAACTACCAATTCTGGGTTATCCTAGAAACCTCAAGGAGTACTTAAGCTGGAAAATGAAGGAGTCTAGGTTAGTGGTTAAGGATGGAAAGGCTTTTCTCAAGGTAGTTTTTGAGAAAGAGGAAGAAGGGAAGGTTGAGTCAAAGGAAAGTATTGCCGTAGACATTAACATGAGTGAGATAGTAGTTGGCAAGGACGACAAACACTACGTTAGGATTCCAACTCGTCTCGAAGAGGTTCATCATTGGAAATCATTAGCTGAAAGCCTACAAAGAAAATACCCTAGAAGGTGGAGGGAGAATAAGGGGATCCTAAACAGGATTCGTTCTTTCCACATAAAGGCTAAGAGGGTTATGGAGGATTTCGCTAGAAAAGTGGGGAAGTGGGTTGTTGAAATTGCTAGAGATTTTGGTGCTAATGTTATTAAGTTGGAGAGTCTTAAGAACCTCATCAAGAATGTAGATAAATTGCCTAAGGAGTTTAGGGATAAACTATATCTAATGCAGTATCGTCGTTTGCAGTATTGGATTTCTTGGCAAGCTAAGAAACACGGAATGATTGTTGAGTTTGTTAATCCTAGTTATTCTTCTGTTTTGTGTCCTAGATGTGGTAGAAGGATGGAGGAGAAAGGATATCGTTGGTTTAAGTGCTCATGTGGTTATGAGAATGATCGCGACGTTATTGCTGTAGTTAATCTTAATGGGAGGGGGTCTTTGAGCCTCCCGACTTCCCCTCAAATGTAA
- the cas4 gene encoding CRISPR-associated protein Cas4 — MISGTTVKHFAYCPQIVRLEAMGFTERVTEAMREGLEVDREKTVNFLYGVLKPLNIVAKPIFRYNDLVGSPDYVLFFNNYVTPLDIKQGKERIDHVMQILFYLYIMEMKGFNVKEGLLYYVQQGRLKKVRYSFRERNYVARIIDEIRDAMKGKVKVTQPASKCKNCGFFHWCRPKIKGIIAEIE; from the coding sequence ATGATATCAGGGACTACAGTAAAGCACTTTGCTTACTGCCCTCAAATAGTCAGGCTTGAGGCCATGGGTTTTACCGAGAGAGTCACTGAGGCAATGCGTGAGGGGCTAGAAGTTGATAGAGAGAAGACTGTTAATTTTCTTTACGGAGTTCTTAAGCCTTTGAACATCGTCGCTAAGCCTATATTTAGATATAATGATCTTGTAGGCTCTCCGGATTACGTATTATTTTTCAACAACTACGTAACTCCTCTGGACATTAAGCAGGGAAAAGAAAGGATTGACCACGTAATGCAGATTCTTTTTTACCTTTATATCATGGAAATGAAAGGATTTAACGTGAAGGAGGGGTTATTATATTACGTCCAACAAGGGAGGTTAAAGAAGGTAAGGTACTCTTTCAGGGAGAGGAATTATGTAGCTAGGATCATAGATGAAATAAGGGACGCAATGAAAGGTAAAGTAAAGGTTACTCAGCCTGCCAGTAAGTGTAAAAACTGCGGTTTCTTCCATTGGTGCAGGCCTAAGATTAAGGGAATTATTGCTGAAATTGAATGA
- the cas2 gene encoding CRISPR-associated endonuclease Cas2 → MLFLVFYDITDNELRNKVSSFLKQKGLEGVQLSVFLGDLNSSRLRDVEAGLRMIRKKKGEGRFFILIVPITENQFKQRIIISDEKEDEEKEE, encoded by the coding sequence TTGCTTTTCCTAGTATTTTATGATATAACAGATAACGAGTTAAGGAATAAGGTGTCGTCTTTCCTTAAGCAGAAAGGTTTAGAGGGAGTTCAATTGAGCGTGTTTTTAGGAGATTTGAATTCCTCAAGGTTGAGGGACGTAGAAGCGGGATTAAGGATGATTAGGAAGAAAAAGGGAGAAGGTAGGTTTTTCATTTTAATAGTCCCTATTACCGAGAACCAATTTAAGCAGAGGATTATAATATCTGACGAGAAAGAGGACGAAGAGAAAGAAGAGTGA
- a CDS encoding VapB-type antitoxin, protein MDVKIADSKGRVYLGKWYANKKIYVIDLGGIIVLTPYTAFAEELEKLKYIEDFTEFLKSISSKKLKEAFRESL, encoded by the coding sequence ATGGATGTAAAAATAGCTGATTCTAAAGGAAGAGTTTACCTAGGTAAGTGGTATGCTAATAAGAAAATCTACGTTATAGATTTGGGTGGAATTATAGTTTTAACTCCTTACACAGCCTTTGCTGAGGAATTAGAGAAGTTAAAGTATATTGAAGACTTTACGGAATTCCTTAAATCCATATCGTCTAAGAAATTGAAAGAGGCTTTTAGGGAATCACTTTAG